One window of the Rhizobiaceae bacterium genome contains the following:
- a CDS encoding oxidoreductase, translating to MPDTFKAIVITRGEDKVQSVAFGELSDADLMDGDVTVQVEATTVNYKDGLAITGKAPVVRRFPMVPGIDFAGTVLTSDNPDWKPGDKVILNGWGTGETHLGAHAEKSRVKGDWLVPLPEGMSAGEAMAIGTAGYTAMLAVMALERHEITPDRGPVVVTGASGGVGTVAIALLSRLGYHVVASTGRVSETAFLKDLGAAEIIDRSELSGPAKPLARERWAGGIDAVGSTTLANVLSMTSYGGAVAACGLAQGMDLPASVAPFILRGVSLLGIDSVMAPRTLRLEAWRRLATELDRSKLAALSTRIGFDDIIQAGQDILDGKIRGRVVVTL from the coding sequence ATGCCCGACACGTTCAAAGCCATCGTCATCACGCGCGGCGAGGACAAGGTGCAGTCCGTGGCTTTCGGCGAACTGAGTGACGCTGACCTGATGGACGGGGACGTCACGGTGCAGGTGGAGGCCACGACCGTCAACTACAAGGACGGTCTTGCCATCACCGGCAAGGCGCCCGTCGTCAGGCGGTTTCCCATGGTGCCGGGCATCGATTTCGCCGGCACGGTGCTGACTTCCGACAATCCCGACTGGAAACCGGGCGACAAGGTCATCCTCAACGGCTGGGGCACGGGGGAAACGCATCTCGGCGCCCATGCGGAGAAATCGCGCGTCAAGGGCGACTGGCTGGTGCCTCTGCCCGAGGGCATGAGCGCCGGGGAAGCCATGGCGATCGGCACGGCCGGCTATACCGCTATGCTCGCCGTGATGGCGCTCGAACGGCACGAGATCACGCCGGATCGCGGCCCGGTGGTCGTGACCGGCGCGTCGGGCGGCGTCGGCACCGTCGCGATCGCCCTCCTCTCCAGGCTCGGCTACCACGTCGTAGCCTCCACCGGCCGCGTGTCCGAAACCGCATTTCTCAAGGATCTGGGTGCAGCCGAAATCATCGACCGCAGCGAGTTGTCGGGACCGGCAAAGCCGCTTGCCAGGGAAAGATGGGCCGGCGGAATCGACGCCGTCGGCAGCACCACTCTCGCGAACGTCCTGTCGATGACATCCTATGGCGGCGCCGTCGCAGCCTGCGGCCTCGCGCAGGGCATGGACCTGCCGGCCAGCGTCGCCCCCTTCATCCTGCGCGGCGTTTCGCTGCTCGGCATCGATTCCGTGATGGCGCCGAGAACGCTGCGTCTGGAAGCGTGGCGGCGTCTCGCAACGGAACTCGACCGTTCGAAGCTCGCAGCGCTTTCCACGAGGATCGGTTTCGACGACATCATCCAGGCAGGGCAGGACATTCTCGACGGCAAGATACGCGGCCGCGTGGTCGTGACGCTGTAA
- the lspA gene encoding signal peptidase II, protein MKALLGYSAIAAAAVALDQWAKIWVEANLVMHEQIDILPFFALYRTYNTGVAFSMFSEAGDLPLIILSIAVVAFVLFLASRSRPGQIVARLGFALIVGGAIGNLIDRSMLGYVIDYFLFHTPVWSFAVFNLADVFISVGAALVILEEFLQWRRDRNERAIGS, encoded by the coding sequence ATGAAGGCGCTGCTCGGCTATTCGGCAATCGCGGCGGCCGCAGTGGCGCTCGACCAGTGGGCCAAGATATGGGTCGAGGCCAATCTCGTCATGCACGAGCAGATCGATATCCTCCCCTTCTTCGCGCTCTACCGCACCTACAATACGGGCGTCGCCTTCTCGATGTTCTCGGAAGCCGGCGACCTGCCGCTCATCATCCTTTCCATCGCGGTCGTCGCCTTCGTGCTGTTTCTCGCGTCCCGCTCACGGCCCGGCCAGATCGTCGCACGCCTCGGCTTCGCGCTGATCGTCGGCGGGGCGATCGGCAATCTGATCGATCGCTCGATGCTGGGCTATGTGATCGACTATTTCCTGTTCCACACGCCGGTCTGGTCGTTCGCCGTGTTCAATCTGGCCGATGTCTTCATCTCGGTCGGCGCGGCGCTCGTCATCCTCGAAGAATTCCTGCAATGGCGACGCGACCGCAACGAACGCGCCATAGGCAGTTGA
- a CDS encoding RNA methyltransferase — protein sequence MSQRETGRVGQVKEVTSLANPLVKDIKALALKKFRDQQNAFMAEGLKLVIDALDLGWTIRTLIFAKSAIGNPTVEKVAARTVAAGGTVLEVSEKVLSAITRRDNPQIVVGVFTQRFLPLKSVRPEGSDVWIGLDRVRDPGNLGTIIRTADAVGARGVILIGDTTDPFSLETVRATMGSVFAVPLVKTSVDAFLDWRKGFSGLLAGTHLKGAVDYRSVRYDGKPVLLLMGNEQQGLPDELAKTCDKLLRIPQAGRADSLNLAVATGVMLFEIRRGALSLDGDA from the coding sequence ATGAGCCAGCGCGAGACAGGCCGCGTGGGGCAGGTCAAGGAAGTCACCAGCCTGGCCAATCCGCTGGTAAAGGACATCAAGGCGCTGGCGCTGAAGAAATTCCGCGACCAGCAGAACGCTTTCATGGCGGAAGGGTTGAAGCTCGTCATCGACGCGCTCGATCTCGGCTGGACGATCAGAACGCTGATCTTCGCCAAGTCGGCAATCGGCAACCCGACGGTGGAGAAGGTGGCCGCACGCACCGTTGCAGCCGGCGGGACCGTGCTCGAAGTGTCGGAGAAGGTGCTTTCGGCCATCACGCGGCGCGACAATCCGCAGATCGTCGTCGGCGTGTTCACGCAGCGCTTCCTGCCGCTGAAATCCGTCAGGCCTGAAGGCAGCGATGTCTGGATCGGCCTCGACCGCGTGCGCGATCCGGGCAATCTGGGCACGATCATCCGCACCGCCGACGCCGTGGGCGCCAGAGGCGTCATCCTCATCGGCGACACCACCGACCCCTTCTCGCTGGAAACCGTGCGCGCCACCATGGGCTCGGTCTTCGCCGTGCCGCTGGTGAAGACGAGCGTCGACGCATTCCTGGACTGGCGAAAGGGGTTCTCCGGACTGTTGGCCGGGACCCATCTCAAGGGCGCGGTCGACTACCGCTCCGTGCGCTATGACGGCAAGCCGGTGCTGCTGCTGATGGGCAACGAGCAGCAGGGATTGCCGGACGAACTCGCCAAAACCTGCGACAAGCTCCTGCGCATCCCTCAGGCCGGCCGCGCCGATTCGCTCAATCTGGCGGTGGCGACGGGCGTGATGCTGTTCGAGATCCGGCGCGGCGCCCTTTCGCTCGACGGTGACGCATGA
- a CDS encoding class I SAM-dependent rRNA methyltransferase, whose product MKSFRDRKSDRRPDRPQAGRERPLRNEQKQAARRPERLQPDTAKPAPLPRPSGALPAERVPLILEVLPNADYALLDSGGGQKLEQYGPYRIVRPEGQAIWQPALPEREWRQADAVFTGDTDEEGMGRWRFPKAALGETWPMRHNGIDYLGRFTSFRHVGVFPEQASHWDHMAGLIASAKRPVKVLNLFGYTGLASLVAARAGAEVTHVDASKKAIGWARENQEMARLSDKPIRWIVEDAMKFAEREERRGNGYDIVLFDPPAYGRGPKGEVWQLFEDLPRLTALCRAILSPKPLAVVLTAYSIRASFFSIHALMRDTFAGMGGTVESGELIIREKAAGRALSTSLFSRWVAA is encoded by the coding sequence TTGAAATCCTTTCGCGACAGGAAGAGCGACCGGCGTCCGGATCGGCCGCAGGCGGGGCGCGAACGGCCTTTGCGGAACGAGCAGAAGCAGGCGGCGCGGCGCCCGGAAAGGCTGCAGCCGGACACCGCGAAGCCCGCACCGCTGCCGCGACCGTCGGGTGCGCTGCCCGCCGAGCGGGTTCCGCTGATCCTCGAAGTGCTGCCCAACGCCGACTACGCCCTTCTCGACAGCGGCGGCGGCCAGAAGCTGGAACAATACGGCCCATACCGCATCGTACGGCCGGAGGGTCAGGCGATCTGGCAGCCCGCGCTACCGGAACGGGAGTGGCGGCAGGCGGATGCCGTCTTCACCGGCGACACGGACGAGGAAGGCATGGGCCGCTGGCGCTTTCCGAAGGCCGCGCTCGGCGAAACGTGGCCGATGCGGCATAACGGCATCGACTATCTCGGGCGTTTCACCTCTTTCCGCCATGTCGGCGTCTTCCCGGAACAGGCGTCCCACTGGGATCATATGGCGGGCCTCATCGCGTCGGCGAAACGTCCGGTGAAGGTGCTCAACCTCTTTGGCTATACCGGCCTCGCGTCGCTGGTGGCGGCGCGCGCCGGGGCGGAAGTGACGCATGTCGACGCCTCGAAGAAGGCGATCGGCTGGGCGCGGGAGAACCAGGAAATGGCGCGGCTTTCCGACAAGCCCATACGCTGGATCGTCGAGGATGCCATGAAGTTCGCCGAGCGCGAGGAACGGCGCGGCAATGGCTACGACATCGTGCTTTTCGACCCGCCTGCCTATGGGCGTGGCCCCAAGGGCGAGGTGTGGCAGTTGTTCGAGGATCTTCCCCGCCTCACCGCGCTCTGCCGCGCCATCCTTTCGCCGAAACCACTGGCAGTCGTGTTGACGGCCTATTCGATCCGCGCGTCGTTCTTCTCCATCCACGCGCTGATGCGCGACACCTTCGCCGGCATGGGCGGCACGGTGGAATCGGGCGAACTCATCATCCGCGAAAAGGCCGCGGGCCGGGCGCTCTCGACCTCGCTGTTCTCCCGGTGGGTGGCGGCATGA
- a CDS encoding caspase family protein, producing the protein MSGKSSSASSPFWRVLACCAFFLGAAAAFAPVSFAGVELPGDELATRRAADLDMLRQELSGLPPIMPGAPPTGKRRAFVVGNDEYAEIDRLQKAEGDARSIAEALKALDFTVSLHENLKRDDFDDALEAFYGTLQEGDTAVFFYSGHGIALDGVNYLLPVDMPAIEADDARKVRREAVDATEIVGTLADRGVQLALVVLDACRDDPFARDGTRGAAKIGGLAPIQPNKGVFVIYSAGVGEKALDRLGPGDADPNSIFTRKFMPILETPGLPLVDIAKRTQVEVRALAQQVRHTQAPAYYDQVVGQYYFQPPSPKLYGIAIGIDEYVGYRLRGAVNDAERVARAIEALGAEKIVRLFDRNANVQFIDYVWRDMLEDANPGDTIVLSYAGASLQMPDPTGEEEDGWQEALTLGNFDFPAARADRSSVDPDSVISDDELTRWMALAADRNVNVVLFVDGCDAGGLLDREFANVSFIGSSAEGEVVKEYEVEGRAHGLASVAFAAALEGAADYNGDGFITQRELYHHVADGVFQGAGLQQNPQFLPVLNGEAKDGSDRATDMALFRLPVDVATRVKAALEVPYPGDRNGVGTR; encoded by the coding sequence ATGTCTGGCAAGTCGTCGTCTGCATCGTCGCCATTCTGGCGTGTTCTGGCATGCTGCGCCTTTTTTCTCGGCGCGGCGGCGGCGTTTGCGCCGGTATCCTTCGCCGGCGTTGAGCTGCCCGGCGACGAGTTGGCCACCCGGCGCGCAGCCGATCTGGACATGTTGAGGCAGGAGCTTTCGGGGCTGCCTCCAATCATGCCGGGCGCGCCACCGACGGGAAAACGGCGGGCTTTCGTCGTTGGCAACGACGAATATGCGGAAATCGACCGCCTTCAGAAAGCCGAGGGCGACGCTCGTTCCATTGCCGAGGCGCTGAAGGCGCTGGATTTCACGGTATCGCTGCACGAGAACCTGAAGCGCGACGACTTCGACGACGCCCTCGAAGCGTTCTACGGAACGCTGCAGGAAGGCGACACCGCGGTCTTCTTCTATTCCGGACACGGGATCGCGCTCGACGGCGTCAACTACCTGCTGCCGGTGGACATGCCCGCGATCGAGGCGGACGATGCGCGCAAGGTGCGGCGCGAGGCGGTGGATGCGACGGAGATCGTCGGCACGCTTGCCGACCGTGGCGTGCAATTGGCGCTGGTGGTGCTCGACGCCTGCCGCGACGATCCTTTCGCGCGCGACGGCACACGCGGCGCGGCGAAGATCGGCGGACTTGCGCCGATCCAGCCGAACAAGGGCGTCTTTGTCATCTATTCGGCCGGAGTCGGCGAAAAGGCGCTGGATCGTCTCGGCCCCGGCGATGCCGATCCGAATTCCATATTCACGCGGAAATTCATGCCGATCCTCGAGACGCCCGGTCTGCCGCTGGTCGACATCGCCAAGCGCACGCAGGTCGAGGTGCGCGCCCTTGCCCAGCAGGTGCGGCACACCCAGGCGCCGGCCTACTACGATCAGGTCGTCGGCCAGTATTATTTCCAGCCACCGAGCCCCAAGCTCTACGGTATCGCCATCGGCATCGACGAGTATGTCGGCTATCGGTTGCGGGGCGCGGTCAACGATGCCGAGCGGGTCGCGCGCGCCATCGAGGCGCTGGGCGCGGAAAAGATCGTGCGGCTTTTCGACCGCAACGCCAATGTCCAGTTCATCGACTATGTCTGGCGCGATATGCTGGAGGATGCCAATCCCGGCGACACGATCGTGCTGTCCTACGCGGGCGCCAGCCTGCAGATGCCGGACCCGACCGGCGAGGAAGAGGATGGGTGGCAGGAAGCGCTCACGCTCGGCAACTTCGATTTTCCCGCAGCCCGCGCCGACCGCTCCTCGGTCGATCCGGATTCGGTCATTTCCGATGATGAGCTGACGCGCTGGATGGCGCTGGCGGCCGACAGGAACGTCAATGTCGTGCTCTTCGTCGACGGCTGCGACGCCGGCGGTCTGCTCGACCGCGAATTCGCCAATGTTTCCTTCATCGGTTCGAGCGCCGAGGGCGAGGTCGTGAAGGAGTATGAGGTCGAGGGCAGGGCGCACGGCCTTGCCAGCGTCGCCTTCGCGGCTGCTCTGGAAGGCGCGGCCGACTACAATGGCGACGGCTTCATCACCCAGCGCGAACTTTATCACCATGTCGCGGATGGCGTGTTTCAGGGTGCGGGTCTTCAGCAGAATCCGCAATTCCTGCCGGTCCTGAACGGCGAGGCGAAGGACGGAAGCGATCGCGCCACCGACATGGCGCTTTTCCGCCTGCCGGTCGACGTTGCCACGCGCGTCAAGGCTGCCTTAGAGGTGCCGTATCCAGGCGACCGGAACGGCGTCGGGACGCGATAG
- a CDS encoding cupin domain-containing protein encodes MSAVDPKKYETQTFDWGVIKWLVSPDNTPGANITFGQVVLLPGEGHTRHNHPTSEEILYVLSGTGRQMVDDKPEFEVRAGDTIYIPTAIYHSTVNTGWEPLVLLAIYNPGGAERDLKNLPDFKAVPVGSAPRLKRA; translated from the coding sequence TTGAGCGCAGTCGATCCTAAGAAATACGAGACCCAGACCTTCGACTGGGGCGTCATCAAGTGGCTGGTGAGCCCCGACAACACGCCGGGCGCCAACATAACGTTCGGTCAGGTCGTGCTGTTGCCGGGCGAAGGCCATACCCGACACAACCATCCGACTTCCGAGGAAATCCTCTACGTGCTCTCCGGCACCGGCCGCCAGATGGTGGACGACAAGCCGGAGTTCGAGGTACGCGCGGGCGACACGATCTATATCCCGACGGCCATCTACCATTCGACGGTGAACACCGGCTGGGAACCGCTGGTGCTGCTCGCCATCTACAATCCGGGCGGAGCCGAGCGCGACCTGAAGAACCTGCCCGATTTCAAGGCCGTGCCGGTCGGCAGCGCCCCACGTCTGAAACGAGCCTGA
- a CDS encoding ornithine cyclodeaminase family protein has product MLTLSAADVDRALTFDGLVETLRKAFRDGAVQPVRHHHTVERPDGAASTLLLMPAWNDLNAAGTSAGGYVGVKIVTVSPDNNQIGKPAVMGLYLLLDGRTGEPCALIDGQRLTQWRTACASALAATYLAREDASRLLIVGAGALSRFLAKAHAAVRPISSIHIWNRTAENAEKVAADLRAGGIAAQAVDDLDAEVAEADIISCCTITSTPLVKGARLKPGAHLDLVGGFTPAMREADDDAIRRATVFVDTRGGATKEAGDIVQPLASGVLKSEDIAGDLYDLARGNASGRKTAEEITLFKSVGAAIEDLAAGIAVYEKMRG; this is encoded by the coding sequence ATGCTCACCCTTTCCGCCGCCGATGTCGACCGCGCGCTGACTTTCGATGGTCTGGTGGAGACGCTTCGCAAGGCGTTCCGTGATGGCGCCGTACAGCCGGTGCGTCATCACCATACGGTGGAGCGGCCTGACGGCGCAGCTTCCACGCTGCTGCTGATGCCGGCATGGAACGATTTGAACGCGGCCGGTACGTCTGCGGGCGGCTATGTCGGCGTCAAGATCGTCACCGTGTCGCCCGACAACAACCAGATCGGCAAGCCGGCGGTCATGGGCCTCTACCTGCTGCTCGACGGCAGAACGGGCGAACCCTGCGCGCTGATCGACGGCCAGCGGCTGACGCAATGGCGTACCGCCTGCGCCTCGGCGCTCGCGGCGACCTATCTGGCCCGCGAAGACGCCTCGCGCCTGCTGATCGTGGGCGCGGGCGCCTTGTCGCGCTTTCTGGCCAAGGCGCATGCGGCGGTGCGGCCAATTTCCTCAATCCACATATGGAACCGGACGGCCGAAAACGCCGAGAAGGTGGCGGCCGACTTGCGCGCCGGAGGTATAGCCGCGCAGGCTGTCGACGATCTCGACGCGGAGGTGGCCGAGGCCGATATCATATCGTGCTGCACGATAACCAGCACGCCGCTGGTCAAGGGTGCGCGGCTCAAACCGGGCGCCCATCTCGACCTGGTCGGCGGCTTCACACCGGCGATGCGCGAGGCCGACGACGACGCCATCCGCCGCGCAACCGTGTTCGTGGATACGCGCGGCGGCGCCACCAAGGAGGCCGGCGACATCGTGCAGCCGCTGGCGTCCGGCGTGCTGAAATCGGAAGATATAGCGGGCGATCTCTACGATCTCGCGCGCGGCAATGCGAGTGGCCGCAAGACGGCGGAAGAGATCACGCTGTTCAAGTCCGTCGGAGCCGCGATCGAGGATCTGGCGGCGGGCATCGCCGTTTATGAGAAGATGCGCGGGTAG
- a CDS encoding DUF1049 domain-containing protein: MINRIVLIAIIVPIAIVLIALAVANRSWVPFTLDPFHPGNPALTIQLPLFVFLFAAMALGVLLGSFATWLKQGHYRKLARQRGAEAETLRATQKKNLQTVSATGPSLPKPAA; the protein is encoded by the coding sequence ATGATCAATCGCATCGTTCTCATCGCCATCATCGTCCCGATCGCCATCGTGCTGATCGCGCTGGCGGTCGCCAACCGGTCGTGGGTGCCGTTCACGCTAGACCCCTTCCACCCCGGCAATCCGGCGCTGACCATCCAGTTGCCGCTGTTCGTCTTCCTGTTCGCGGCGATGGCTCTCGGGGTGCTGCTGGGCAGCTTCGCCACCTGGCTGAAGCAGGGCCACTATCGCAAGCTCGCCCGGCAACGCGGGGCGGAAGCCGAGACGCTGCGCGCAACGCAGAAGAAGAATTTGCAGACGGTTTCCGCGACAGGCCCGAGCCTGCCGAAACCGGCGGCCTGA
- a CDS encoding integration host factor subunit beta codes for MIKSELVQLIANRNPHLFLRDVENIVNAIFDEIAEALADGNRVELRGFGAFSVKNRPARTGRNPRTGETVDVEEKWVPFFKTGKELRERLNAAK; via the coding sequence ATGATCAAATCCGAACTTGTACAGCTGATCGCAAACCGGAACCCGCACCTGTTCCTGCGGGATGTCGAAAACATCGTGAACGCGATCTTCGACGAGATCGCGGAAGCCCTGGCCGACGGCAACCGGGTCGAGCTGCGCGGCTTCGGCGCATTCTCCGTCAAGAACCGACCGGCACGCACAGGACGCAATCCCCGCACCGGCGAAACGGTCGATGTCGAGGAGAAGTGGGTGCCGTTCTTCAAGACCGGCAAGGAATTGCGCGAGCGGCTGAACGCGGCGAAATAG
- the sppA gene encoding signal peptide peptidase SppA: protein MRVDDLIERQRLRRKLTFWRVATLAAAAVAIVAAIYLAGGEEFRGISADHIAKIKIEGTITEDDKLLERLEDIRKAGSVKGVIVSIDSPGGTTVGGEALYEELRKLAAEKPVVAQVGTLAASAGYMIATATDHIVARQSSIVGSIGVLVQFPNVSGLMDKIGVTLDEVKSAPLKAEPSPFNPTTEPERAMLRTMIMDSYDWFVGLVAERRAMSRAEVLTLADGSVFTGRQALQKRLIDAVGGEDKAIDWLGTKGVDTGLDVIEWKPRNANGSLFFSQSALDRIAVALGYPAGSGEIIRELGAERLFLDGLLSVWQPN from the coding sequence ATGCGAGTTGATGACCTGATCGAAAGGCAGAGATTGCGCCGAAAGCTGACATTCTGGCGGGTTGCGACGCTCGCGGCGGCGGCGGTCGCCATCGTCGCGGCTATCTATCTCGCCGGCGGAGAGGAATTCCGCGGAATCTCCGCGGATCACATCGCCAAAATAAAGATCGAGGGCACGATCACGGAGGACGACAAGCTGCTCGAAAGGCTGGAGGACATCCGCAAGGCCGGCAGCGTCAAGGGCGTCATCGTCTCGATCGATTCGCCCGGCGGCACGACAGTCGGCGGCGAGGCACTCTACGAGGAACTGCGCAAGCTCGCCGCCGAGAAGCCGGTGGTGGCGCAGGTCGGCACGCTGGCCGCGTCGGCGGGCTACATGATCGCCACGGCGACGGATCATATCGTCGCACGCCAGTCCTCGATCGTCGGGTCGATCGGCGTGCTGGTGCAGTTCCCGAACGTCTCGGGCCTGATGGACAAGATCGGCGTGACGCTGGACGAGGTGAAGTCGGCGCCGCTGAAAGCGGAACCGTCGCCCTTCAACCCGACCACGGAGCCCGAGCGCGCCATGCTGCGGACCATGATCATGGACAGCTACGACTGGTTCGTCGGCCTGGTCGCCGAGCGGCGCGCAATGTCGCGGGCGGAAGTGCTGACGCTCGCGGACGGCTCCGTCTTCACCGGCAGGCAGGCTCTTCAGAAAAGGCTGATCGACGCGGTCGGCGGCGAGGACAAGGCCATCGACTGGCTGGGTACGAAAGGCGTGGACACCGGTCTGGACGTTATCGAGTGGAAGCCGAGGAACGCCAACGGGTCCCTGTTCTTTTCGCAGTCGGCGCTGGACAGGATCGCGGTGGCGCTGGGCTACCCGGCCGGCAGCGGCGAAATCATCCGGGAACTCGGCGCGGAGCGGTTGTTCCTTGACGGGCTGTTGTCGGTCTGGCAACCTAACTGA
- the lptC gene encoding LPS export ABC transporter periplasmic protein LptC has product MLAPTTTTKEDELIADRASQSVRSREADFQRAQAHSSKVRMLKWSLPTLGLALALAFGGYTFLSRVPQLTYDIASVAYADGKLVMANPKVNGVTAENRPYSMTAARAVQDPGKQHIVELEGIDAVIPIDVENSAAIVAERGVYDSETNILNIDSPFSVTASNGVAAKLVNATVSIDEGTMKTDKPVEITRNGSKITADSLSVLENGKVIVFENRVRLIIMPDALQPGGKSGEQHAGN; this is encoded by the coding sequence ATGTTGGCGCCGACCACGACCACGAAAGAAGACGAGCTGATCGCCGACCGCGCGTCGCAGAGCGTACGCTCGCGCGAGGCGGACTTTCAGCGCGCGCAGGCCCATTCGAGCAAGGTGCGCATGCTCAAATGGTCGCTGCCCACACTGGGTCTCGCGCTCGCGCTGGCCTTTGGCGGATACACCTTCCTCTCCCGCGTGCCGCAGCTCACCTACGATATCGCAAGCGTCGCCTACGCCGACGGCAAGCTCGTCATGGCGAATCCGAAGGTCAATGGCGTGACGGCGGAGAACCGCCCTTATTCCATGACGGCGGCGCGCGCCGTCCAGGACCCCGGCAAGCAGCATATCGTGGAGCTCGAGGGCATAGACGCCGTCATCCCGATCGACGTCGAGAATTCGGCCGCCATCGTTGCCGAGCGCGGCGTCTACGACAGCGAGACGAATATCCTCAACATCGACAGCCCGTTTTCGGTGACCGCCAGCAACGGCGTCGCCGCCAAACTCGTCAACGCCACCGTGAGCATAGACGAGGGCACGATGAAGACCGACAAGCCGGTCGAGATCACCCGGAACGGCAGCAAGATCACGGCCGACTCGCTCTCCGTCCTTGAAAATGGGAAGGTGATCGTGTTCGAGAACAGGGTACGTCTCATCATCATGCCGGACGCGCTTCAGCCGGGCGGCAAATCTGGAGAGCAACATGCGGGGAACTGA
- a CDS encoding LPS ABC transporter substrate-binding protein LptA, whose protein sequence is MRGTDLLAFALLTLAAGPAFAQTSSTGIKLDGDKPIQIESDRLEVREQESKAIFTGNVTVVQGPTLLKAGVMTVFYVKGAGDNANSTGSQQIDRLEVSNKVYIKSENQVATGDEGTFDVKSSTFTLKGKEVVLTDGGNVAQGCSLTVNTTTGRSQLDSCGSGSGGRVKVQLAPANQGN, encoded by the coding sequence ATGCGGGGAACTGATCTGCTGGCCTTCGCCTTGCTGACCTTGGCGGCGGGCCCGGCATTCGCACAGACGAGCAGCACCGGTATCAAGCTGGACGGCGACAAGCCGATCCAGATCGAAAGCGACAGGCTGGAGGTGCGCGAGCAGGAAAGCAAGGCGATCTTCACCGGCAACGTCACCGTGGTGCAGGGCCCCACGCTTCTCAAGGCCGGCGTCATGACCGTCTTCTACGTCAAGGGCGCCGGGGACAACGCCAACTCGACGGGCTCGCAGCAGATCGACCGGCTCGAAGTCTCCAACAAGGTCTATATCAAGTCGGAAAACCAGGTCGCCACCGGCGACGAGGGCACGTTCGACGTCAAGAGCAGCACCTTCACCTTGAAGGGCAAGGAAGTGGTGCTCACCGACGGCGGCAACGTCGCTCAAGGGTGCAGCCTCACCGTCAACACCACCACCGGCCGCTCGCAGCTCGACAGTTGCGGCAGCGGTTCGGGCGGCCGCGTGAAGGTCCAGCTTGCGCCCGCCAACCAGGGCAATTGA
- the lptB gene encoding LPS export ABC transporter ATP-binding protein, which produces MREGLKGTLIARDLTKSYKGRQVVKGVSLGVRAGEAVGLLGPNGAGKTTCFYMVTGLVPVDKGSIEIDGFDVTSMPMYRRARLGIGYLPQEASIFRGLSVEDNVRAVLEVVEKSRKQREIALDALLEEFHIAHLRKAPSVSLSGGERRRLEIARALASKPSYMLLDEPFAGIDPIAVSDIQRLVRHLTARGIGVLITDHNVRETLGLIDRAYIIHAGEVLTHGTPAEIVANADVRRLYLGEGFTL; this is translated from the coding sequence ATGCGCGAGGGCCTCAAGGGCACCCTGATCGCGCGCGACCTGACCAAGAGCTACAAGGGCCGGCAGGTGGTGAAGGGCGTGTCGCTGGGCGTGAGGGCCGGCGAGGCCGTCGGCCTGCTCGGGCCGAACGGCGCAGGCAAGACGACCTGCTTCTACATGGTCACCGGGCTTGTGCCCGTCGACAAGGGGTCGATCGAAATCGACGGCTTCGACGTCACGTCCATGCCGATGTACCGGCGCGCCCGTCTCGGCATAGGCTACCTACCGCAGGAAGCGTCGATCTTCCGTGGCCTCTCCGTCGAAGACAATGTCCGCGCGGTGCTGGAGGTCGTCGAGAAGAGCCGCAAGCAGCGCGAGATCGCGCTCGACGCGCTGCTTGAGGAGTTTCACATCGCGCATCTGCGCAAGGCGCCTTCGGTGTCGCTCTCGGGCGGCGAGCGGCGACGCCTCGAAATCGCCCGCGCCCTCGCCAGCAAGCCGAGCTACATGCTGCTCGACGAGCCCTTCGCCGGCATCGATCCGATCGCCGTGTCGGACATCCAGCGCCTCGTTCGTCACCTGACCGCGCGCGGCATCGGCGTGCTGATCACCGATCACAATGTCCGCGAGACGCTCGGCCTCATCGATCGCGCCTACATCATCCACGCCGGCGAGGTCCTGACCCACGGCACGCCGGCCGAGATCGTCGCCAATGCCGACGTGCGTCGGCTCTACCTCGGCGAAGGCTTCACGCTGTAG